The genomic region CATCTGACCAAAACCAGCAAAAGCAACGAGACTCAATGCAGACTCCGCTCCTCCGCAAATCATGGCTTTTGCTCTACCTGTTTGAATGTACATCAAAGCATCGCCAATAGCGTGCCCCGCACTTGAACAAGCAGTTGCTGTACAAATATTAGGCCCTTTTGCCCCCGTTTCCAAAGAAACGACACCTGCAGCCATATTGCCAATAAAGCCTGGAATCGTGAAAGGAGAAACTCTCTTAATTCCTTTGGTCCGCGCAGTAAAGGATTGATCTTCAAGATATCCTAGAGCGCCAATGCCAACTCCAATTGCAACTCCAATATCATTTTGATTGTTTGGATTGAGTTTCAATTGAGCATTTTCTAAGGCCATTTTTGACGCCGCAACGGCAAGATGAACGAAGCGTTGATTTCTTTTAGCTTCCTTTTCATCCATAAAATCAGCTGGATTAAAATTTTTGACCTCACCCGCAATTGTCACGCAATTTTCTGGGGGTTCAAACGTTGTAAGCTTGCCAATTCCACTTTTTCCTGCAATTGCATTCTCCCAGCATTCCTCTAAATTATTGCCGATTGGACATACGATTCCAAGTCCAGTTACGACGACACGTTTCATCAAGCAAACCTCTCAAATAAAAAAAAGGACTTATAAATCCTGACTAGATCATCATAAATAAACATGCTAGTTATCCATAACTGTAAGCCAGCCAGAGTACCAACAACTGTCGGTATACACCATAACAACTCTATGTGAAATACGCAGAGCAAGGAACTCATCAATGCTAAATCTAAAACACAAAATACTTTCTAAAAAGGCAATACTTTGGGATTTTGACGGATGCCTATGCGACTCTGAACGCATACACTTCTTAGCGTACGCAAAAGCATTTGCACATATCGGACACACACTCAATGAGTATGAATACTATGAGACTTTCACTCACACTGGTGCAGGTGTCGCAAAGGAAATCGAAACATATAACATAAGTTGCAATCTTGAAGAAATAAGAACGGACAAAGCAAAACACTATTGGGAACTTATTTCAAAAGGAGCTGCTCAGATATATACTGAAATTCCAGAAATTCTATCTATCTTAAAAAGAAACGGTCATGTCAATGCTATTGCGAGCAATAGTCCTGCGAGTGAAATAAATCTTATCCTTTCTCAACAAAAAGAAAAATTGAGTATTGACCACGTAATTGGTATTGAGCCTGGAATGCGCAAAAAACCATATCCCGATCTTTACCTAAAAGCTCTTGAAGTATTAAAGATTTCGCCAAGCGAAGCTCTTGTCATCGAAGACTCTGAACGTGGTTTGCTTGCAGCACAAGCAGCTGGCTGCGATGCTCTTTGGATAAAAACCAACTTAAATGAACGTTTTGACACAAAAGCGGATCATCTTTCTCGCTTAACCCACAAACAACTACTCCAAATAATAAAGTGATCGCAAAAATATGTGGATGGACAATTGGGTATTAAATTTACCTAAGAAATTATGGCCTGAGTTCTCACTCGATGCCACAAATAAAGCACCTTTTCTCATTCGCTTTTTCGAAACTCAAAAAAATGTTGTCGTTTTGTCGAGCTCAAATAAAGCAGAAAAAGAAGCGAACATAGAAGAATGTGAAAAAAATAATATTCCAATTCTGCAAAGAAAAGGCGGAGGAGGAACTGTTGTTTTAGGACAAGGTTGCCTAATCCTTACATTTGCATTTTATGGAAAAGATGTCTTTGGTAATAGTAAATATTTTCAAATGATTAATAACTTGTGGATCGATTCTCTCGTAAATGCAGGGTGTCCAAAATTAAATCAACAGGGTATAAGTGATATAAGTTATATAAATAAAAAAATTGCTGGTACAAGTATTTTCCGGAAGAAACATTTACTAGTTTATCAAGGAAGTTTACTCGTAAATCCAAATTTAGAGCTTATTTCTAAATTACTTTGCCATCCATCGCGTGAACCTGATTACCGAGAAGGTCGTTCGCATGAAGACTTTTTAACTACAACACAGGCTCTTGGTTGTTCTTTATCTGCATCTGAACTTGCTCTTTTTTGCCAAAATTATTTTGAAGAAAATGTTGGACAATATTTTAAAAATGATGTTTTAATATGAAGCAATTTTTGAAAGTCCGGAATTAAAAATATCAACATTTGGCTTCCCTTTATAGCGAATATGGCAATTTCCATATGCAGTTCCAACAAGGGTTTGTTTTGCACATAAACTGATTTGTGAAGAATGATTGCACGATAATGAAATTGATTGAGCCTCTAATTCAACAGCATTAATATTTGCACTGCCAAAAGCCGTTACTTTGAAGTTATCTACATACCCGCTCATATAGCATGCGCTAGCATCAGTACCTTCAAAGACAAATCCCCCACCATGTAAATCAAGCACACTTGCTTGAACAGTGTCTCTGATAAAAAGGGAATTTAATACATGAGTGTGAATAATAACTTGAGTTCTAGTAGGATGAGAAAAACCATCTTCCATATGGATAAATAATTTACCAAAAGAGTTGACTTCAGTGATTATTCTTGGCAAAAAATCGGCTTTAGCTTTAACTTCTAAACCTTGAGCTTTGCCTACAAATATTTCGACATCAAAATTATTTGCAATAGCAATTGATGAAAAATATCGGACAACACGACTTTGATTAAATACATTCATTTCAATATCCTTCAATAATATTTATTAATAATTATTTAAATAACTATTTATTTTTAAGAAGAGCTTATTAAAAAAACGGGTGCGTGCAGTCTGCATTACTAAGGTAACAAATGCTAATTTGATGTCAATAGCTTCTCCAAAATTTCTTAAAGGACACGCAATTAGAAGTTGACTCTCTTCTTTTCATTTGCTACTAGATTCAATCTTCGGATGCCGTCAATCACGGCAGGAAGTTCATCACGCAAGTCGTACAAAAGCGTAAGCTATTACTAATACTGAGGTTTTTTCATGAAAGAAAACATTCATCCTAAATTTGGTCCATGCGAAGTCATTTGCGCTTGCGGTAGCGTATATCAAAC from Fluviispira vulneris harbors:
- a CDS encoding HAD family hydrolase; the protein is MLNLKHKILSKKAILWDFDGCLCDSERIHFLAYAKAFAHIGHTLNEYEYYETFTHTGAGVAKEIETYNISCNLEEIRTDKAKHYWELISKGAAQIYTEIPEILSILKRNGHVNAIASNSPASEINLILSQQKEKLSIDHVIGIEPGMRKKPYPDLYLKALEVLKISPSEALVIEDSERGLLAAQAAGCDALWIKTNLNERFDTKADHLSRLTHKQLLQIIK
- a CDS encoding lipoyl protein ligase domain-containing protein, whose product is MDNWVLNLPKKLWPEFSLDATNKAPFLIRFFETQKNVVVLSSSNKAEKEANIEECEKNNIPILQRKGGGGTVVLGQGCLILTFAFYGKDVFGNSKYFQMINNLWIDSLVNAGCPKLNQQGISDISYINKKIAGTSIFRKKHLLVYQGSLLVNPNLELISKLLCHPSREPDYREGRSHEDFLTTTQALGCSLSASELALFCQNYFEENVGQYFKNDVLI
- a CDS encoding GIN domain-containing protein; translation: MNVFNQSRVVRYFSSIAIANNFDVEIFVGKAQGLEVKAKADFLPRIITEVNSFGKLFIHMEDGFSHPTRTQVIIHTHVLNSLFIRDTVQASVLDLHGGGFVFEGTDASACYMSGYVDNFKVTAFGSANINAVELEAQSISLSCNHSSQISLCAKQTLVGTAYGNCHIRYKGKPNVDIFNSGLSKIASY